CCGCCCACCGCCACACCCCCGCGGCGATCCGCTTCATCCTCGAGGGCGAGGGCGCCTTCACCACCGTCGAGGGCGACAAGTGCGTCATGGGGCCGGGGGACCTGGTGCTGACCCCGCCGTGGACCTGGCACGATCACGGCAACGAGGGGGACGAGCCGGTCATTTGGTTCGACGGCCTCGATCTCCCGCTGGTCCACGACCTGGACGCGGTCTTCTTCGAGCCCTATCCCGACCATGTCCAGCCCGTGACGGCCGTCAACGAAGCCGAGCGCCGCTTTCGAACGGGCCAGCTCATGCCCACCTGGGCGCGCCCGACGGGGCGTTCCTCTCCTCTCTACAATTACAAGTGGCAGGACGCGCGCGCGGGCCTCGACCGTCTCGCCGGCGGCGAGACGAGCCCCTACGACGACGTGGCCCTCGAGTACACCAACCCGGCGACCGGTGGGCCGGTTCTCCCGACCCTGGCCTGCTGGATCCAGCTCCTCCGCCCGGGCGTTCGCACCCGCGCGCACCGCCACGCCAGTTCCGCGGTCTACGTGGCGTTTTCGGGGAGCGGCGAGAGCATCATCAGCGGGATGCGGTTCCCGTGGGAGCGGGGCGACATGTTCGTGATCCCGCCCTGGGCCTGGCACGAGCACGTG
This Candidatus Rokuibacteriota bacterium DNA region includes the following protein-coding sequences:
- a CDS encoding cupin domain-containing protein, whose protein sequence is MDRKVSTEGSAEELREFYAELGRRHLAALWTVTADLLPREPKTKVLPWLWRWKEMSALALRAGELVPIERGGERRVLALVNPGLGGKYATTHTLWGAVQILLPRETAPAHRHTPAAIRFILEGEGAFTTVEGDKCVMGPGDLVLTPPWTWHDHGNEGDEPVIWFDGLDLPLVHDLDAVFFEPYPDHVQPVTAVNEAERRFRTGQLMPTWARPTGRSSPLYNYKWQDARAGLDRLAGGETSPYDDVALEYTNPATGGPVLPTLACWIQLLRPGVRTRAHRHASSAVYVAFSGSGESIISGMRFPWERGDMFVIPPWAWHEHVNPTSAEAILFSIHDTPVMDALGLYREEPYPAGHQGVTGVFDT